One genomic segment of Streptosporangium album includes these proteins:
- a CDS encoding phosphoketolase family protein, with translation MDAFTHIDAYWRAANYLSVGQIYLMDNPLLAESLRPEHIKPRLLGHWGTTPGLNFCFAHLNRVIRERDQDMIYIAGPGHGGPAAVAHAWLEGSYTEKYPDISQDAEGMRRLFRQFSFPGGIPSHVAPETPGSIHEGGELGYSLAHAYGAAFDNPHLVVACVIGDGEAETGPLAASWHSGKFLNPEHDGTVLPILHLNGYKIANPTVLARIPEDELVKLIEGYGYRPHIVSGDDPAVMHPLMAETLDEVFDEIAAFKDGRAERPPMIVLRTPKGWTGPRVVDGLPVEGTWRSHQVPLSEVRQNADHRAMLEEWMRSYRPQELFDERGQPVADILRTVPDGPRRMSANPHANGGELLKPLVLPDFRDYAVEVKSSASQSSEPTRVLGRFLRDVITANPATFRLMGPDETASNRLSAVFEATDRAWDAETLPTDEHLGPDGRVMEVLSEHLCQGWLEGYLLTGRHGLFNCYEAFIHIIDAMFNQHAKWLESSKKIPWRRPVASLNYLLSSHVWRQDHNGFSHQDPGFLDVVMNKKPEVVRVYLPPDANTLLSVADHCLRSRDYVNLVVAGKQPVLDLMPMDEAVAHCTRGLGILEWASSDAGTETDVVLACAGDVPTLETLAAAALLREYLPELRVRVVNVVDLMRLQPPSEHPHGMSDAEFDTVFTSGKPIIFNFHGYPWLIHRLTYRRHGHDNIHVRGYQEEGTTTTPFDMVMLNDIDRFHLVMDVIDRVPGLGASAAHLRQHMEDERLRARMHTREYGEDRPEIRDWTWPY, from the coding sequence ATGGATGCATTCACACACATCGATGCCTACTGGCGGGCGGCCAACTATCTGTCGGTCGGCCAGATCTACCTCATGGACAACCCGCTGCTGGCCGAATCGCTCCGTCCCGAGCACATCAAGCCCCGGCTGCTCGGACACTGGGGCACCACCCCGGGACTGAACTTCTGCTTCGCGCATCTCAACCGGGTCATCCGGGAGCGCGACCAGGACATGATCTACATCGCCGGGCCCGGGCACGGTGGCCCGGCGGCGGTGGCCCATGCCTGGCTGGAAGGCTCCTACACCGAGAAATACCCGGACATCTCCCAGGACGCCGAGGGCATGCGGCGGCTGTTCCGGCAGTTCTCCTTCCCCGGCGGAATCCCCAGCCACGTCGCACCCGAGACGCCCGGCTCGATCCACGAGGGCGGCGAACTCGGCTACTCGCTGGCCCACGCCTACGGCGCCGCCTTCGACAACCCCCACCTGGTGGTGGCCTGCGTGATCGGCGACGGGGAGGCCGAGACCGGGCCGCTGGCGGCCAGCTGGCACTCCGGCAAGTTCCTCAACCCCGAGCACGACGGCACCGTGCTGCCGATCCTGCACCTGAACGGCTACAAGATCGCCAACCCGACCGTGCTGGCCCGCATCCCCGAAGACGAGCTGGTCAAGCTCATCGAGGGGTACGGCTACCGCCCGCACATCGTCTCCGGCGACGACCCGGCCGTCATGCACCCGCTGATGGCCGAGACCCTCGACGAGGTCTTCGACGAGATCGCCGCCTTCAAGGACGGCCGGGCAGAGCGGCCGCCGATGATCGTGCTGCGCACGCCCAAGGGCTGGACCGGCCCGCGCGTGGTGGACGGCCTCCCGGTGGAGGGCACCTGGCGCTCCCATCAGGTGCCGCTCTCCGAGGTCCGCCAGAACGCCGACCACCGGGCCATGCTGGAGGAGTGGATGCGCTCCTACCGGCCCCAGGAGCTTTTCGACGAGCGAGGCCAGCCCGTCGCGGACATCCTGCGCACGGTGCCCGACGGGCCGCGCAGGATGTCCGCCAACCCGCACGCCAACGGCGGTGAGCTGCTCAAGCCGCTCGTCCTTCCCGACTTCCGTGACTACGCCGTCGAGGTCAAGTCCTCGGCCTCGCAGTCGAGCGAGCCCACCAGGGTCCTGGGCCGCTTCCTGCGCGACGTCATCACCGCCAATCCCGCCACCTTCCGGCTGATGGGCCCCGACGAGACCGCCTCCAACCGGCTGTCGGCCGTCTTCGAGGCCACCGACCGCGCCTGGGACGCCGAGACGCTGCCGACCGACGAGCACCTGGGCCCGGACGGGCGGGTCATGGAGGTGCTCAGCGAGCACCTGTGCCAGGGCTGGCTGGAGGGCTACCTGCTGACCGGCCGCCACGGCCTGTTCAACTGCTACGAGGCGTTCATCCACATCATCGACGCGATGTTCAACCAGCACGCCAAGTGGCTGGAGTCATCGAAGAAGATCCCTTGGCGGCGGCCGGTCGCCTCGCTCAACTATCTGCTGTCGTCACACGTGTGGCGTCAGGACCACAACGGCTTCAGCCACCAGGACCCCGGTTTCCTCGACGTGGTGATGAACAAGAAGCCCGAGGTGGTGCGGGTCTACCTGCCGCCGGACGCCAACACCCTGCTCTCGGTCGCCGACCACTGCCTGCGCTCGCGCGACTACGTCAACCTCGTCGTGGCCGGCAAGCAGCCGGTGCTCGACCTGATGCCGATGGACGAGGCCGTCGCGCACTGCACCCGGGGCCTGGGCATCTTGGAGTGGGCCTCCAGCGACGCGGGGACCGAGACCGACGTGGTGCTGGCCTGCGCCGGCGACGTGCCCACGCTGGAGACGCTCGCCGCCGCCGCGCTGCTGCGCGAGTACCTGCCCGAGCTGAGGGTCCGGGTGGTCAACGTCGTCGACCTGATGCGGCTGCAACCCCCGTCGGAGCATCCGCACGGCATGTCCGACGCCGAATTCGACACCGTGTTCACCTCCGGCAAGCCGATCATCTTCAACTTCCACGGCTATCCCTGGCTGATCCACCGGCTCACCTACCGCCGGCACGGCCACGACAACATCCACGTGCGCGGCTACCAGGAGGAGGGGACCACCACCACGCCGTTCGACATGGTCATGCTCAACGACATCGACCGCTTCCACCTGGTGATGGACGTCATCGACCGGGTGCCCGGCCTCGGCGCCAGCGCCGCGCACCTGCGCCAGCACATGGAGGACGAGCGCCTGCGCGCCCGCATGCACACCCGGGAGTACGGCGAGGACCGGCCGGAGATCCGCGACTGGACCTGGCCGTACTGA
- a CDS encoding Fe-S cluster assembly protein HesB — protein MLTLTDTAAQVIRDLSSQVADSTDTGVRISSQADGTGSLLLSVVDGPEATDKVVETEGAKIFLDATAADMLDDKSLDADIDEGGSVAFLVTEQRP, from the coding sequence ATGCTTACATTGACGGACACCGCAGCCCAGGTGATCCGGGACCTCAGTTCTCAGGTAGCGGACTCCACCGACACAGGTGTCCGCATCTCCTCACAGGCTGACGGCACAGGATCTCTTCTGCTCTCGGTCGTGGACGGCCCGGAGGCCACCGACAAGGTGGTCGAGACGGAAGGCGCGAAGATCTTCCTGGACGCCACCGCCGCGGACATGCTCGACGACAAGTCCCTGGACGCGGACATCGACGAAGGCGGATCGGTGGCCTTCCTCGTCACCGAACAGCGTCCCTGA
- a CDS encoding helix-turn-helix domain-containing protein, which translates to MTSGSPAVTRRRREQLREFLRTRRARLTPGDVGMATVGRRRTPGLRREEVAVLAGVGVSWYTWLEQGRDINVSPEVLNAISGALRLTEPERAHLYLLAGLNPPRVGGARGAAVTPELRHLLDAWTPRPAVLQDRYWNLLAIQRPSTSSCQVVARA; encoded by the coding sequence ATGACCAGCGGATCCCCTGCGGTGACGCGGCGTCGCCGCGAGCAGCTCCGCGAATTCCTGCGCACCCGCCGGGCGCGGCTCACGCCCGGTGACGTCGGGATGGCGACGGTGGGCAGGCGCCGGACACCGGGTCTGCGGCGTGAGGAGGTCGCCGTGCTGGCCGGGGTCGGCGTGTCCTGGTACACCTGGCTCGAGCAGGGCCGCGACATCAACGTCTCGCCCGAGGTACTCAACGCGATCAGCGGGGCGCTGCGCCTGACCGAGCCCGAGCGTGCGCACCTGTATCTGCTGGCCGGTCTCAATCCGCCACGGGTCGGCGGGGCGCGCGGTGCCGCGGTCACCCCGGAGCTGCGGCACCTGCTCGACGCGTGGACGCCGCGGCCCGCGGTGCTGCAGGACCGGTACTGGAATCTGCTCGCGATCCAGCGGCCGTCGACCAGTTCCTGCCAGGTGGTGGCCCGCGCGTAG
- a CDS encoding GNAT family N-acetyltransferase, whose protein sequence is MSREKTPFGRRARESGIGFTTMAELGDTADHRRALYNLNRTCSAYIPDRGGFYTYDEYVAQRIEVPTFDPGGVILATREGAWIGMSTTSLHPTKGYAFSEMTGVLGPYRGQGLSLALKLMAIRFVRSSGYRWLATFHHPRNASAIAMNRRLGFVDQISEES, encoded by the coding sequence ATGTCGCGGGAGAAGACGCCCTTCGGACGGCGGGCGCGCGAGTCAGGCATCGGGTTCACGACGATGGCCGAGCTCGGCGACACGGCCGACCACCGGCGAGCGCTCTACAACCTCAACAGGACGTGCTCGGCCTACATCCCGGACCGGGGAGGGTTCTACACGTACGACGAATACGTCGCCCAGCGCATCGAGGTGCCCACCTTTGACCCGGGCGGCGTCATCCTCGCGACCCGCGAGGGCGCGTGGATCGGAATGTCCACGACTTCCCTGCACCCGACCAAGGGGTACGCGTTCAGCGAGATGACCGGCGTGCTCGGGCCCTACCGCGGGCAGGGTCTGTCGCTGGCGTTAAAGCTAATGGCGATCCGTTTCGTCCGGTCATCGGGCTACCGGTGGCTCGCGACGTTCCACCACCCGCGTAATGCGTCCGCGATCGCGATGAATCGGCGCCTCGGCTTCGTCGACCAGATCAGCGAGGAGTCGTAG
- a CDS encoding TetR family transcriptional regulator — translation MTGLRERKKEQTRRRIAAAALRLFAERGFDAVTINEIAEAAEVAKVTLFKYFPTKESLVLQGVGEEDLAGIVAARPPGQSPLEALRAHYRAFAAEPAAAVDRDALIVQMRVIFDSPALSSGANDLLYGQRQALARVLAEDSDGLMAALMAAQITASLLTLQETFFRRLVSGASLEEAGHRLAGDVELAFDLLGHGINR, via the coding sequence ATGACAGGTCTGCGGGAGCGGAAGAAGGAGCAGACGCGGCGGCGGATCGCCGCGGCGGCGTTGCGGCTGTTCGCCGAGCGCGGCTTCGACGCGGTGACGATCAACGAGATCGCCGAGGCCGCCGAGGTGGCGAAGGTGACGCTGTTCAAATACTTCCCGACCAAGGAGTCGCTCGTCCTGCAGGGGGTGGGCGAGGAGGATCTGGCGGGGATCGTCGCCGCGCGGCCCCCCGGGCAGTCGCCGCTGGAGGCGTTGCGGGCGCACTATCGGGCATTCGCCGCCGAGCCCGCGGCGGCGGTGGACAGGGACGCACTGATCGTCCAGATGCGGGTGATCTTCGACAGCCCCGCGCTCAGCAGCGGTGCGAACGACCTGCTCTACGGGCAGCGCCAGGCACTGGCACGGGTGCTGGCCGAAGACAGTGACGGGCTGATGGCCGCTCTGATGGCCGCGCAGATCACCGCCTCCCTGCTGACCCTCCAGGAGACGTTCTTCCGCCGACTGGTCTCCGGCGCCTCACTGGAAGAGGCCGGCCACCGCCTGGCCGGAGACGTCGAGCTCGCCTTCGACCTGCTGGGACACGGCATCAATCGATAA
- a CDS encoding PadR family transcriptional regulator: MSPRTPAKRSSLGLIVLGMLTEESMHVYRMQKLIEQYGKTRVVNVRSRFSLYQMVERLERLGLVEACQTESTESHPDRIIYAITDAGRETAVQWLREMLSTTGGQSSEFIAAVSVLVGLTPDDARTQLELRAANLAAGLADTEAQLAAGPDLPRLFLLEEEYRKTVLTAELGWVRSVIEDLRMGRLTWDEQWRRGISAQFTPCEEENDK, translated from the coding sequence ATGAGTCCACGCACCCCAGCCAAACGTTCCTCCCTCGGCCTGATCGTGCTCGGCATGCTCACCGAGGAGTCCATGCACGTGTACCGGATGCAGAAGCTCATCGAGCAGTACGGCAAGACCCGCGTCGTCAACGTGCGGTCGCGGTTCAGCCTGTACCAGATGGTCGAGCGCCTCGAGCGCCTCGGACTGGTCGAGGCCTGCCAGACAGAGAGCACGGAGAGCCACCCCGACCGCATCATCTACGCGATCACCGACGCCGGGCGCGAGACCGCGGTCCAGTGGCTGCGCGAGATGCTGTCCACAACGGGCGGCCAGTCTTCGGAGTTCATCGCCGCCGTGTCGGTGCTGGTGGGCCTGACCCCCGACGACGCACGCACGCAACTCGAGCTCCGCGCGGCCAATCTCGCGGCCGGGCTCGCCGACACCGAGGCGCAGCTCGCCGCCGGCCCGGACCTGCCCCGGCTGTTCCTGCTGGAGGAGGAGTATCGCAAAACGGTCCTGACGGCCGAGCTGGGCTGGGTCCGTTCAGTGATCGAGGACCTGCGAATGGGCCGCCTGACCTGGGACGAGCAGTGGCGGCGCGGCATCTCTGCCCAATTCACACCCTGCGAGGAGGAGAACGACAAATGA
- a CDS encoding alpha/beta fold hydrolase produces MSHLTVPGASLYYEVTGSGPVLLMIAGGTDDARDYADVAPLLADAYTVVTYDCRGNSRSHPDDPSLDVPVEVHADDAHRLLLAVGEDPAFVFGNSSGAQIGLALTATNPGGVHTVVAHEPPAAKLLPDGDPRRELPEEVYDLYRQYGAGPAISALAAGTGLAGGPAPESPQAAERMQDKLARMGDNVEFFLAHTALQFTTFLPDIARLGAASSRVVVAVGEGSAGQFAHDAGLALAGRLGTKTEPFPGGHSAPVTHPTAFARKLREVLRV; encoded by the coding sequence ATGAGCCATCTGACCGTGCCAGGCGCGAGCCTGTACTACGAGGTGACCGGATCCGGTCCGGTGCTGCTGATGATCGCCGGCGGCACGGACGACGCCCGCGACTACGCCGACGTGGCCCCACTGCTCGCCGACGCGTACACCGTGGTGACCTACGACTGCCGCGGCAACTCCCGCAGCCACCCCGACGACCCGTCGCTCGATGTGCCGGTCGAGGTGCACGCCGACGACGCCCATCGGTTACTGCTGGCCGTCGGGGAGGATCCGGCGTTCGTGTTCGGCAACAGCAGCGGCGCCCAGATCGGCCTCGCCCTCACCGCCACCAACCCCGGCGGCGTGCACACCGTGGTGGCCCACGAGCCCCCCGCCGCGAAGCTCCTGCCGGATGGCGACCCGCGCCGCGAACTCCCCGAAGAGGTCTACGACCTTTACCGGCAGTACGGCGCCGGCCCGGCGATCAGCGCGCTCGCCGCCGGCACCGGCCTGGCCGGCGGCCCCGCACCCGAGAGCCCGCAGGCCGCCGAACGGATGCAGGATAAGCTCGCCCGGATGGGCGACAACGTCGAGTTCTTCCTCGCCCACACAGCGCTGCAGTTCACGACCTTCCTGCCCGACATCGCCCGGCTGGGCGCCGCCTCGTCCCGCGTGGTTGTGGCCGTCGGGGAAGGCTCGGCTGGCCAATTCGCCCACGACGCGGGCCTGGCCCTGGCCGGCCGCCTCGGGACCAAGACGGAGCCCTTCCCCGGCGGCCATTCGGCGCCCGTCACCCACCCGACGGCCTTCGCCCGCAAGCTGCGCGAGGTGCTCCGGGTGTGA
- a CDS encoding SDR family NAD(P)-dependent oxidoreductase — MTTALITGANKGLGFETARRFIAAGHTVYVGGRDPERGRRAAEQLGARMVVIDVTDDASVAAAAKTVEAAGGLDALVNNAGIEGTPTDAAEVTADMLRPLSETNVFGVVRVTHAFLPLPQRSAAPVVVNVSSGLGSKTLVTTPDTPAYAYPGVAYPASKTTVNMITVQYAKAFPGMRINCVEPDYTATGLNGHRGTQTVEEGAEIIVRMAQVGPDGPTGDYFDAAGPVPW; from the coding sequence ATGACTACGGCACTGATCACCGGAGCGAACAAGGGGCTCGGCTTCGAGACCGCCCGCCGGTTCATCGCGGCAGGCCACACCGTCTACGTAGGCGGCCGGGACCCAGAGCGCGGGCGACGGGCCGCCGAACAGCTGGGGGCGCGGATGGTCGTCATCGACGTCACCGACGACGCGTCCGTCGCGGCTGCGGCGAAGACCGTCGAGGCGGCCGGCGGCCTCGACGCGCTGGTCAACAACGCCGGCATCGAAGGAACACCGACGGACGCCGCGGAGGTGACCGCCGATATGCTGCGGCCGCTGTCCGAGACGAACGTCTTCGGCGTGGTGCGCGTCACCCACGCATTCCTGCCGCTGCCGCAACGGTCCGCCGCCCCGGTCGTGGTGAACGTGAGCAGCGGCCTGGGCTCGAAGACCCTCGTCACCACCCCCGACACCCCGGCGTACGCCTACCCGGGCGTCGCTTATCCGGCGTCGAAGACCACGGTCAACATGATCACCGTGCAGTACGCGAAGGCGTTCCCGGGCATGCGGATCAATTGCGTTGAGCCGGACTACACCGCAACCGGCCTGAACGGCCACAGGGGTACGCAGACCGTCGAGGAGGGCGCCGAGATCATCGTCCGTATGGCGCAGGTCGGTCCAGACGGACCCACCGGAGATTACTTCGACGCCGCCGGCCCGGTCCCCTGGTAA
- a CDS encoding metal ABC transporter substrate-binding protein, whose product MFSPRSSLATSVGLIALLATACAQTDTAQASSSTAAAGQAATAAAAGPLRGGATTTQVADFARSVGGDKVAVTQILKPNVDPHDYEPSPAGIRAVADADVVVKNGVGLERWLDQVISSAGFKGQVVDASQGVAIRKGDGSAEEAAGDPHIWHNPQNVKIMAANIEKAFAAKDAPDAAAYQADLDAYSAKLDALDADIAQRIDAIPADRRKPVTNHDVSGYYIDRYRLTFVGSITPSFDTSAELSAKQTSDGACRCRLR is encoded by the coding sequence GTGTTCTCGCCCCGGAGCAGCCTCGCCACAAGTGTCGGATTGATCGCGTTGCTGGCCACAGCCTGCGCTCAGACCGATACCGCTCAGGCGTCCTCGTCCACGGCCGCAGCCGGCCAGGCCGCGACTGCGGCGGCGGCCGGTCCGCTCAGGGGGGGCGCCACCACTACGCAGGTCGCTGACTTCGCCCGCAGCGTCGGCGGCGACAAGGTCGCCGTCACCCAGATCCTCAAGCCGAACGTCGACCCGCACGACTACGAGCCCTCGCCCGCCGGCATCCGGGCCGTCGCGGACGCCGACGTCGTGGTCAAGAACGGCGTGGGCCTGGAGAGGTGGCTGGACCAGGTCATCTCCTCGGCCGGATTCAAGGGGCAGGTCGTAGACGCCAGCCAGGGCGTGGCCATCCGTAAGGGCGACGGCTCGGCGGAGGAGGCCGCGGGCGACCCGCACATCTGGCACAACCCGCAGAACGTCAAGATCATGGCGGCGAACATCGAGAAGGCCTTCGCCGCCAAGGACGCCCCTGACGCCGCCGCCTACCAGGCCGACCTGGACGCCTACAGCGCCAAGCTGGACGCCCTGGACGCCGACATCGCCCAGCGCATCGACGCGATCCCCGCCGACCGGCGCAAACCGGTGACCAATCATGACGTGTCCGGCTACTACATCGACCGCTACCGCCTGACGTTCGTCGGCTCCATCACCCCCAGCTTCGACACCTCCGCCGAGCTGTCGGCCAAGCAGACCTCCGATGGAGCATGCCGGTGTCGCCTACGGTGA
- a CDS encoding ABC transporter substrate-binding protein, with amino-acid sequence MNRSRRGLRFPVLMRTCGGIRPRAMAVLGAVLLAALVACGGRGDAGQEAGRLTLAAPRDLAAGPEDPYFTHRTLRVWEPLVTLDDRMRPAPALATGWEHSDGGRRWTFTLRGGVRFSDGTPLTAEAVVVNIERFRRIAPRPSAFFSLDAGMEAAYGKLTGVRAEGGKVVFILAEPVADLPARLADFYSMIQAPSAFKADGDFAGKPVGTGPYTLVSWSKDRQVELAANPGYWGGKPAFDKIVVKTIPDANARVAALRAGEVAGLIDKGALLPGQVAAVAADGRFRITRSPSVLTHYLTFNASRKPFADPRLREAVDLAIDRESIADKLLAGTATPGSPFLSPIFGALSDPGVRTAHDPARARELVGAAGRPAEPVSILISSSETGQFPYADIAEVLRAGLEEVGLPARVNVVEATKAVMEAGDYDIFLSAYSVPNGDPDYLFRRFLRSDAAWNHDRNLGYRSDVFDRLIDRAAATGAVAERRELYHEVQRLLAADRPMIPLAYQDNPVAMSTSVTGLAQNPLYLVDLAKLAPSR; translated from the coding sequence GTGAACAGGAGTCGGCGCGGGTTGCGCTTTCCGGTCCTGATGAGGACGTGCGGAGGCATCCGGCCCAGGGCCATGGCCGTGCTGGGGGCGGTCCTGCTGGCCGCCCTGGTGGCCTGCGGCGGCCGGGGAGACGCGGGGCAGGAGGCAGGGCGGCTCACCCTCGCCGCTCCACGCGATCTCGCGGCGGGCCCGGAGGATCCATACTTCACCCATCGCACGTTGCGGGTGTGGGAGCCCCTGGTGACCCTGGACGACAGGATGCGCCCGGCCCCGGCGCTGGCGACGGGATGGGAGCATTCCGACGGGGGCCGGAGATGGACGTTCACCCTGCGCGGCGGTGTGAGGTTCAGCGACGGGACGCCGTTGACCGCCGAGGCGGTCGTCGTCAACATCGAGCGGTTCCGGCGGATCGCGCCCAGGCCGTCCGCCTTCTTCAGCCTCGACGCGGGGATGGAAGCGGCCTACGGCAAGCTCACCGGAGTGCGAGCCGAGGGCGGGAAGGTCGTGTTCATCTTGGCCGAGCCGGTGGCCGACCTGCCTGCGAGGCTGGCCGACTTCTACAGCATGATCCAGGCTCCGTCGGCGTTCAAGGCCGATGGAGACTTCGCCGGCAAGCCGGTGGGCACGGGGCCGTACACGCTGGTCTCCTGGTCGAAGGACCGGCAGGTGGAACTGGCGGCCAACCCGGGCTACTGGGGCGGCAAGCCGGCCTTCGACAAGATCGTGGTGAAGACGATCCCCGACGCCAACGCGCGGGTGGCGGCGTTGCGGGCCGGTGAGGTCGCGGGGCTGATCGACAAGGGGGCCCTGCTTCCCGGGCAGGTCGCCGCAGTCGCCGCCGACGGCAGGTTCCGGATCACTCGCTCTCCCTCCGTGCTCACCCATTACCTGACCTTCAACGCCTCCCGCAAGCCGTTCGCGGATCCGAGGTTGCGTGAGGCGGTGGATCTGGCGATCGACAGGGAGTCCATCGCGGACAAGCTGCTGGCGGGTACGGCGACGCCGGGGTCGCCGTTCCTCTCACCGATCTTCGGAGCCCTTTCCGATCCCGGCGTCCGCACGGCCCACGATCCCGCCAGGGCTCGCGAGCTCGTCGGCGCGGCCGGTCGTCCGGCCGAGCCGGTCTCCATCCTGATCTCCTCCTCCGAGACCGGCCAGTTCCCCTACGCCGACATCGCCGAGGTGCTGCGGGCCGGTCTGGAGGAGGTGGGCCTGCCCGCCCGCGTGAACGTGGTCGAGGCGACCAAGGCGGTGATGGAGGCCGGCGACTACGACATCTTCCTGAGCGCCTACAGCGTGCCCAACGGCGATCCGGACTACCTGTTCCGCCGGTTCCTGCGCTCGGACGCGGCCTGGAACCACGACCGCAACCTCGGCTACCGCAGCGACGTGTTCGACCGGCTGATCGACCGGGCCGCGGCCACCGGCGCCGTGGCCGAGCGCCGTGAGCTCTACCATGAGGTCCAGCGGCTGCTCGCCGCCGACCGGCCGATGATCCCGCTCGCCTACCAGGACAACCCGGTGGCGATGAGCACCTCGGTGACGGGCCTCGCGCAGAATCCGCTGTACCTGGTCGATCTCGCGAAGCTGGCGCCGTCGCGGTGA